A genomic region of Lytechinus pictus isolate F3 Inbred chromosome 2, Lp3.0, whole genome shotgun sequence contains the following coding sequences:
- the LOC129272996 gene encoding adenosine receptor A2a-like produces MDDIAYTTCEIVIAALSVIGNGLVLYIYTSNSRLHTVTNYFIVSLAIADFLVGLLGVPFAILTNETLPHGSFYGCLIMLNFLLWLCGASTFSLIGVSLDRYIAISYPLRYNVFVTPLRAIVVIIVCWIMAAIVGFLPVVGWNKGEPEDGKCFFIHIIHMDYMLFNAVMVIYIPLVVMVVIYAFIFRAVRKQLDVMRENNGLGDASW; encoded by the coding sequence ATGGATGACATAGCCTATACAACCTGTGAAATAGTTATCGCTGCCTTATCCGTCATCGGCAACGGACTCGTTCTCTATATCTACACCAGCAACAGCCGTCTCCATACTGTCACCAACTATTTCATCGTGTCTCTGGCCATCGCCGATTTCCTAGTAGGCCTTCTCGGGGTACCCTTCGCTATCCTGACCAACGAAACTCTCCCTCATGGAAGCTTCTATGGCTGCCTCATCATGCTGAACTTTCTCCTCTGGCTCTGCGGGGCATCCACCTTCAGCCTGATCGGTGTCTCCCTCGACCGCTACATCGCCATCTCTTACCCGCTGCGCTACAACGTCTTCGTCACGCCCCTCCGGgccatcgtcgtcatcatcgtgTGTTGGATTATGGCCGCCATCGTCGGGTTCCTGCCCGTGGTCGGCTGGAACAAGGGGGAGCCCGAGGACGGGAAGTGTTTCTTTATTCACATCATTCACATGGATTACATGTTGTTCAATGCGGTCATGGTCATCTACATTCCACTTGTCGTCATGGTGGTCATCTACGCTTTCATTTTCCGAGCTGTTCGTAAACAG